The Sphingobacterium bambusae genome includes a window with the following:
- a CDS encoding sodium:solute symporter, translating to MMNKPILSVFDYGIIVAVLLVTLYFGLKYAKNQKSTEAYFSAKGRVPSWAIGMSLLATLISSVTFLGYPAEGYAHNWILLVQGLMVPIVLLGTVWFIVPLYRKVIGLSTYEYFEKRFGNFARYYSSIAFVLRQFSGMGTVLYLLAVALSSMTDIHTYWIIIVVGLIIVTVNLLGGIEAVIWLDVFQGFMLFASGILCLLVIIFSVQGGLPEVWRVASENGRTGFGPYDLDFTRLTFVVMAINGMFYAIQKYGTDQTVIQRYLTARSDKSAIRASLMGILLTVPVWSLFMFIGTALFVYYQQQPLPEGIGPNSVFPYFIMSQLPVGVVGFILAAMVSAAICSLSADLNSLAAVGIEDYYKKLRPNRVDNEYLKASRSMVAVAGLISMGIGFIYVELGSESILGVIFTLYAIFSGGIVGIFLLGVFSKRANAQGVNIAIFVCILFTAYAFLTSTEIEIGGQKMILLDLGSFNFTHNKLMLGVYSHLIVIFIGYFASLFYPKPDLDPNLYFHGWRANRKLAKKGGIDHV from the coding sequence ATGATGAATAAACCTATTTTAAGTGTTTTTGATTATGGTATTATTGTGGCAGTCTTGCTGGTCACCCTGTATTTCGGGCTCAAATATGCCAAAAATCAAAAATCTACCGAAGCTTACTTCTCCGCAAAAGGACGTGTGCCGTCTTGGGCAATCGGCATGTCACTCCTGGCCACCCTTATCAGCAGTGTCACCTTTCTGGGCTACCCAGCAGAAGGCTATGCGCACAATTGGATACTATTAGTGCAGGGGCTCATGGTTCCTATCGTGCTTTTGGGCACGGTATGGTTTATCGTGCCGCTGTACCGCAAGGTTATTGGGTTAAGCACCTATGAATATTTTGAAAAACGTTTCGGAAATTTTGCGCGTTATTACAGTTCAATAGCATTCGTGCTGCGACAATTTTCGGGCATGGGCACGGTACTTTACCTGCTTGCAGTGGCCTTGTCCAGCATGACCGATATACATACCTATTGGATTATCATCGTTGTCGGATTGATTATTGTAACCGTTAATCTTTTGGGAGGAATTGAAGCCGTGATATGGCTCGACGTATTTCAAGGTTTTATGCTGTTCGCCAGTGGCATTCTTTGCCTTTTGGTCATTATTTTCTCGGTGCAGGGCGGCTTGCCTGAAGTATGGCGTGTGGCCTCCGAAAACGGTCGAACCGGTTTTGGCCCATATGACCTCGATTTTACAAGGCTTACCTTCGTGGTGATGGCCATCAACGGGATGTTCTACGCCATACAGAAGTATGGAACAGATCAAACCGTGATTCAGCGTTATCTCACAGCTCGGTCGGATAAATCGGCTATTCGCGCTTCTTTGATGGGGATTTTGCTCACCGTACCGGTATGGTCCTTATTTATGTTTATCGGAACAGCGCTCTTCGTCTACTACCAGCAGCAACCGCTCCCCGAAGGAATCGGCCCGAATAGCGTTTTCCCGTATTTCATCATGAGCCAGCTCCCTGTCGGCGTGGTCGGTTTTATTTTGGCAGCCATGGTTTCGGCGGCCATCTGTAGTTTGAGTGCCGATTTAAATTCTTTAGCGGCCGTGGGCATTGAAGATTACTATAAAAAATTACGCCCCAATCGTGTAGACAACGAGTATCTGAAAGCAAGCCGTTCAATGGTAGCTGTAGCGGGATTGATCTCGATGGGCATCGGATTTATCTATGTCGAGCTCGGTAGCGAAAGTATCTTGGGGGTCATCTTCACGTTGTACGCTATCTTTTCGGGAGGGATTGTCGGTATTTTCCTGCTCGGTGTGTTCTCCAAGCGCGCAAATGCACAGGGGGTGAATATCGCTATTTTTGTCTGTATCCTCTTTACTGCGTATGCTTTTTTGACCAGCACCGAGATTGAAATCGGTGGGCAGAAAATGATCTTGCTTGATCTGGGCAGCTTCAACTTCACGCACAACAAATTGATGTTGGGTGTTTACAGCCATCTCATCGTGATTTTCATCGGCTACTTTGCCAGTCTATTTTATCCAAAGCCCGATCTAGACCCCAACCTGTACTTTCACGGTTGGCGGGCAAACCGCAAATTAGCCAAGAAAGGAGGCATAGACCATGTTTAG
- a CDS encoding four-carbon acid sugar kinase family protein: MGSILVIADDLTGAAEIAGIALRYGLSSQIVQQLEDPTSSDVLVLNSNSRSLKIDEALAHLARLFPAASTQNWDWVYLKFDSALRGHIQEELSFFRALFKPAYQFFCPVNLNLNRVVRSEEYWIAGKPIAQTAFAQDPEFPVRSSKLLDVVGGETWTIVPKAADWTPDRQRVLPAVDNWEALHEWASNIPHEALCAGAAAFFEALLRKRNTGASIVAEPAFARQRPVLYVCGSNHEQSVTRINALAQENIIYWQKTGGEWEVAKKLLALLKKNQVAVFAVLPGVVAKADVIRKSMAMVVGMLKGEDMPKELIIEGGATANAVLEALQINVLLPQKEYAPGLIRSHVPQQELAITMKPGSYPWTEELWAFGPTT; this comes from the coding sequence ATGGGATCGATATTGGTGATTGCAGATGATCTGACCGGAGCTGCCGAAATTGCAGGCATCGCCCTGCGGTATGGTCTTTCCAGCCAGATTGTGCAGCAGTTGGAAGATCCGACGAGCTCCGACGTGCTGGTGCTCAATAGCAATTCCAGATCGCTCAAGATCGATGAGGCGCTTGCCCATTTGGCCCGTTTGTTCCCCGCCGCAAGTACCCAAAACTGGGATTGGGTCTACCTAAAGTTCGATTCTGCCCTGCGCGGACACATCCAGGAGGAATTGTCCTTTTTTCGTGCGCTGTTTAAACCAGCCTATCAGTTCTTCTGTCCGGTAAATCTAAACCTGAACCGGGTGGTGCGTAGTGAGGAGTATTGGATTGCCGGCAAACCTATTGCCCAGACTGCTTTCGCGCAAGATCCGGAGTTTCCGGTGCGCTCAAGCAAGCTGTTGGATGTCGTGGGGGGAGAGACTTGGACAATCGTGCCTAAAGCGGCGGATTGGACACCAGATCGTCAACGCGTGCTCCCAGCAGTTGATAACTGGGAAGCGCTGCACGAATGGGCATCAAACATTCCCCACGAGGCATTATGCGCTGGGGCGGCAGCCTTTTTTGAGGCTTTATTGCGGAAGCGTAATACCGGCGCGTCAATAGTGGCAGAACCAGCCTTTGCACGTCAAAGACCGGTGCTTTATGTTTGCGGGTCCAATCATGAGCAAAGTGTTACACGAATAAACGCGTTAGCGCAAGAAAATATAATATATTGGCAGAAGACAGGTGGCGAATGGGAAGTCGCCAAGAAACTGCTCGCCCTGCTTAAGAAGAATCAAGTCGCTGTCTTTGCCGTATTACCGGGCGTTGTCGCAAAAGCGGATGTTATCCGCAAGAGCATGGCGATGGTGGTGGGCATGCTAAAAGGGGAGGATATGCCCAAGGAGCTGATTATAGAGGGTGGAGCAACTGCAAACGCGGTGCTGGAAGCACTACAAATTAACGTTCTTTTGCCCCAAAAGGAATACGCACCCGGGCTGATCCGTAGCCACGTTCCGCAGCAGGAACTGGCGATCACCATGAAGCCCGGTAGCTATCCTTGGACAGAAGAATTATGGGCTTTTGGCCCAACAACGTAA
- the pdxA gene encoding 4-hydroxythreonine-4-phosphate dehydrogenase PdxA produces MYKPIIGITMGDPASIGPEIALKALLDSRVQDICSPILVGDAAVFEQIAEQLQIPLTIHRIDKVADAQFSSGTADVFDLKNTDLSKVTFGEISAEAGAASFESVTKVIELALAGSIDATVTGPINKKSINEAGHHFAGHTEIYAHYTGTKKYAMLLVEDNMKVIHVSTHVSLRQACDLVKKERILEVVDLLQQGLISLGESNLKIGIAGLNPHAGDSGLFGTEDDEEILPAVLEARERGFDVDGPVPADTLFSKAATGHYGGIVAMYHDQGHIPFKLTGFKWNAEKKQMDSVKGVNITMGLPIIRTSVDHGTAFEIAGKGVASPDAMILAIESAVQLALNK; encoded by the coding sequence ATGTATAAACCTATTATCGGTATAACAATGGGCGATCCGGCCAGTATAGGCCCTGAAATCGCACTAAAGGCTTTGTTGGACAGCCGTGTGCAAGATATTTGTAGCCCCATTTTGGTGGGCGATGCAGCGGTATTTGAACAGATCGCGGAACAATTGCAAATACCATTGACCATCCACCGGATCGATAAAGTTGCTGATGCTCAGTTTTCTAGTGGAACAGCCGATGTATTTGATCTTAAAAATACAGACCTGTCGAAAGTAACCTTCGGCGAGATTTCCGCAGAAGCCGGCGCAGCTTCCTTCGAGTCCGTGACCAAAGTAATCGAACTAGCACTGGCGGGCAGCATCGATGCGACCGTAACCGGTCCGATCAATAAGAAATCTATCAACGAAGCGGGGCATCATTTTGCGGGGCACACCGAAATCTACGCGCACTATACCGGCACCAAGAAATATGCCATGCTGCTGGTCGAAGATAATATGAAAGTGATCCATGTATCCACCCATGTATCCTTGCGGCAAGCCTGTGATCTGGTGAAGAAAGAACGTATCCTAGAGGTCGTTGATCTGCTTCAACAGGGCTTGATCAGCTTGGGCGAAAGTAACTTGAAGATCGGTATTGCCGGTTTGAACCCCCATGCCGGGGACTCCGGATTGTTCGGGACGGAAGATGACGAGGAAATCTTACCAGCAGTGCTCGAAGCCCGGGAAAGGGGCTTTGATGTCGATGGGCCCGTGCCAGCGGATACGCTTTTTTCCAAGGCAGCTACCGGCCACTATGGCGGCATTGTGGCGATGTATCATGACCAAGGACACATCCCCTTCAAACTGACAGGATTTAAATGGAATGCCGAGAAAAAGCAGATGGACAGCGTCAAAGGGGTAAACATCACGATGGGGCTACCTATTATCCGCACCTCGGTAGATCATGGTACAGCTTTCGAAATTGCGGGTAAAGGTGTGGCTAGTCCAGATGCGATGATTTTAGCAATAGAATCGGCCGTACAATTGGCATTGAACAAATAA
- a CDS encoding dihydrodipicolinate synthase family protein: MKEELKNKEAIVPVVAPLKEDLSLDQDAVARIFAYLYANGAIPFILGTTGESASLSNAFKEEYLQVAVAHKPIESKLYVGISSNILEDSIAFAHSAHSLGVAAVAATLPTYYKLSEVQMEKYFLDLAEAIPNNLIVYNIPATTHMSIPLDLLDRLSYHPKIVAVKDSERSMERLDQSLHLWKDRTDFKHYMGWAGACAYALLHGSDGIIPSSGNFAPAIYTDMCRAVEQQDTALADRLQKQSDDIGALYQANKSLGESLWGLKVLMKQLGLCEPFMMPPLHTLSSQEEYALIDAFQALVTKENIKLNLVNHV; encoded by the coding sequence ATGAAAGAAGAATTGAAAAACAAAGAAGCGATCGTTCCGGTCGTTGCGCCCTTGAAAGAAGACCTAAGTCTGGATCAAGATGCCGTGGCGCGCATATTCGCTTACCTCTATGCCAATGGAGCAATTCCATTTATATTAGGAACAACGGGTGAGTCTGCTTCCTTATCCAACGCTTTTAAGGAAGAATATCTGCAGGTAGCCGTCGCGCACAAACCTATAGAAAGTAAACTATACGTAGGCATATCGTCCAATATCTTGGAAGACTCTATTGCCTTTGCCCATTCGGCACATAGCCTAGGTGTGGCAGCTGTAGCAGCTACACTGCCGACCTATTACAAGCTGTCCGAGGTACAAATGGAAAAATATTTCCTTGATCTGGCCGAGGCTATCCCGAATAACCTGATCGTCTATAATATTCCGGCAACAACACATATGTCTATCCCGCTTGACCTGCTTGATCGGTTGAGTTATCACCCTAAGATCGTAGCGGTGAAAGATTCTGAACGCAGTATGGAACGTCTTGATCAATCCCTGCACTTATGGAAGGATCGCACGGATTTTAAACATTACATGGGCTGGGCGGGTGCATGTGCCTACGCTTTGTTGCATGGTAGTGATGGCATTATCCCAAGCTCCGGAAATTTTGCTCCAGCGATCTATACAGACATGTGCAGGGCCGTCGAACAGCAAGATACGGCGCTAGCAGATCGCTTGCAAAAGCAGTCGGACGATATTGGAGCGCTCTATCAAGCCAATAAATCATTAGGTGAATCATTGTGGGGGCTAAAAGTACTAATGAAACAGTTGGGATTGTGTGAACCCTTTATGATGCCGCCTTTGCATACACTGAGCAGCCAAGAGGAATATGCCCTCATTGATGCCTTTCAAGCACTAGTTACGAAAGAAAATATAAAACTGAATCTGGTAAATCATGTATAA
- a CDS encoding iron-containing alcohol dehydrogenase, translating to MSAARMLKINFPGKLVFGNGVLAQLAEDVVAQGSKTVIIMTIKPLLESLADFFAHLEGKGVELLVDTTIEQEPSFADFKNILEQYRPVQADTVIGIGGGSVLDVAKLVAAQLSGSQSLEEIVGNGLLQGRSVRLICAPSTAGTGSEVSPNAILVDDDNQKKGIISPFLVPDAVYVDPLLTLGVPPAITAATGLDALTHCLEAYTNKFSQPFIDMYAFEGMRLIAANLVEAVRNGKNEQARSEVAMGSMLGGFCLGPVNTAAVHALSYPLGSMFHLPHGLSNALLLPYVMEFNYSAAPKKYAEVAIALGCSRQDSDEETAKAGIAKVRELIEACGIPARLRDVDIPKEAIPQMAEDALKITRLLINNPREVTLPDAINLFNAAY from the coding sequence ATGTCAGCAGCGCGTATGTTAAAGATTAATTTTCCGGGGAAGCTCGTTTTTGGAAATGGAGTGCTAGCTCAGCTTGCAGAAGATGTGGTTGCGCAGGGTAGCAAAACGGTCATCATTATGACCATCAAACCTTTGCTGGAATCCTTGGCCGATTTTTTTGCCCATCTAGAAGGAAAAGGTGTCGAGCTGCTCGTCGATACAACCATCGAGCAGGAGCCTTCATTCGCTGATTTTAAAAATATTTTGGAGCAATATAGACCCGTGCAGGCTGATACCGTCATCGGTATTGGAGGAGGCAGCGTCTTGGATGTCGCCAAGCTCGTTGCAGCACAGCTGAGTGGCAGCCAATCGCTGGAAGAAATTGTGGGTAATGGGCTGTTACAAGGAAGATCCGTCCGCCTGATCTGCGCCCCAAGTACGGCCGGAACAGGAAGCGAGGTTTCTCCAAATGCCATTTTGGTGGATGATGATAATCAGAAGAAAGGCATTATCAGCCCATTTTTGGTGCCTGATGCGGTGTATGTCGATCCATTGCTGACGCTCGGTGTGCCGCCTGCCATCACAGCGGCAACGGGCCTTGATGCGTTAACACACTGCCTGGAAGCCTACACCAATAAATTTTCACAGCCTTTTATTGATATGTATGCCTTCGAAGGTATGCGTCTTATCGCGGCTAACTTGGTCGAGGCGGTGAGAAACGGGAAAAATGAGCAGGCGAGGAGCGAAGTGGCTATGGGAAGCATGTTGGGTGGATTCTGTTTAGGACCTGTCAATACCGCTGCGGTGCACGCGTTATCCTATCCTTTAGGCAGTATGTTTCACTTGCCACATGGACTTTCCAATGCGCTGCTATTGCCTTATGTGATGGAGTTCAACTACAGCGCTGCGCCTAAGAAATATGCCGAGGTCGCTATTGCGTTGGGTTGTTCCCGGCAAGATAGCGATGAAGAAACCGCCAAGGCCGGTATTGCCAAGGTACGTGAGCTTATCGAAGCATGTGGTATACCAGCACGTTTGCGGGATGTGGATATTCCGAAAGAAGCTATTCCACAGATGGCTGAAGATGCCCTCAAGATAACAAGACTACTAATCAATAATCCGCGAGAAGTCACTCTGCCGGATGCTATAAACCTATTTAATGCGGCCTATTAA
- a CDS encoding sialidase family protein, which produces MDKRIATVLLLLLSLMGAAQENALYKWRKGIVKDEFIYEKAAFPSCHSATLAETPNGLVYAFFGGTRERHPDVEIYTCRFENGAWTPPVSAADGVQEDGSRLPTWNPVLYQVPGGELLLFYKIGPKPSEWWGMIKRSHDGGKTWSAAEKLLEGYIGPVKNKPVLLANGNLIAPTSTEGNGWNIHFEISPDFGKTWRKVGPIARGEDNLNAIQPSILDHGNGTLQILARSRNWALVESWSTDNGETWSPLKKISLPNNNSGTDAVTMKNGTHVLVYNHVLPPKDNPKGARTPLNVAVSKDGKNWDAVLILEDSPISQYSYPAVIQTQDGMLHFVYTWRRQKMKHVVVDPSKLKRRKIKNGIWPKVKGYSLPSLETYKAEEE; this is translated from the coding sequence ATGGATAAACGAATAGCGACGGTTCTTCTTTTGTTGTTGTCCCTGATGGGGGCAGCACAGGAGAATGCGCTTTACAAATGGCGAAAAGGGATTGTCAAGGATGAATTTATCTATGAGAAAGCAGCTTTTCCGTCCTGCCACTCCGCCACACTGGCCGAAACGCCCAACGGATTGGTCTATGCTTTTTTCGGGGGCACGCGCGAGCGGCATCCCGATGTAGAAATCTATACCTGTCGATTTGAAAACGGAGCTTGGACACCTCCGGTTTCTGCCGCCGACGGTGTGCAGGAAGATGGCAGTAGGTTGCCTACCTGGAATCCGGTGCTGTATCAAGTGCCCGGGGGCGAGCTTCTGCTATTTTATAAAATCGGCCCTAAGCCTTCGGAATGGTGGGGAATGATCAAGCGTTCGCACGATGGTGGCAAAACCTGGTCTGCCGCAGAAAAGCTTCTCGAAGGTTACATTGGCCCAGTCAAGAATAAGCCTGTGTTACTAGCGAATGGTAATTTAATAGCGCCGACCAGCACCGAAGGAAATGGCTGGAATATTCATTTCGAAATCAGCCCCGACTTTGGTAAAACCTGGCGAAAGGTAGGGCCGATAGCACGGGGGGAAGACAACCTGAACGCCATACAACCGAGTATTCTGGATCATGGTAACGGCACATTACAAATACTGGCACGTAGCCGTAACTGGGCCCTTGTTGAATCTTGGTCGACAGACAATGGAGAAACTTGGTCGCCGTTAAAGAAAATCAGCCTTCCAAACAACAACTCGGGCACGGATGCTGTAACCATGAAAAACGGTACACATGTACTGGTGTACAACCACGTACTGCCACCGAAAGATAATCCAAAGGGAGCACGCACACCATTGAATGTTGCGGTATCGAAAGACGGTAAAAATTGGGATGCCGTATTGATCTTGGAAGATTCGCCGATCAGTCAATATTCGTATCCTGCCGTTATCCAGACGCAGGACGGCATGCTTCACTTTGTCTATACCTGGAGAAGGCAAAAAATGAAGCACGTGGTGGTAGACCCCAGCAAACTGAAGCGAAGAAAGATAAAAAATGGTATTTGGCCAAAAGTGAAGGGCTACAGCTTGCCTAGCTTGGAAACCTACAAAGCCGAAGAAGAATAA